A stretch of DNA from Bicyclus anynana chromosome 23, ilBicAnyn1.1, whole genome shotgun sequence:
ACTTGTCGCCAATTAatcatattaatataaacacCATTATAAAACAGCCTTATTAATTTTACAGTCCAAAGGATCGGTTACAAATCCGCGAGTTGGAGGGTTATATCACCACTTGGAATGGACTATTTTTGTATCAATTTCTAGCACAGGCGCGGAAGTAATATGGCGTAAACGGAAATATTAGTCATGTTCGAAAAATAGAACTACCTTacttatgatttaaaaaaaacaacttggAAGTACCGACAGTATATCTACCCAGAACAGCGTCGCTAGTTCAATCGTAAGGGTATGGTTGCTGATTAACTAAAGGCATCTGAGACGCAAGACTGTGCATTTTTATGAAGTGTTCCTAGCATTCATTGGcatatctaggattatttcttaGTCTGGCTCtcgacatcaagtctattattagtatcataatagaattccattaTCGGCAGCcaagaatcctagggtgggcacagatCCATTCTAGGATGGCCACAGCCCACCAGGGGACGTAGACGTATATAGGGGAGGGCCCTGGAGGGATGCAATGCGTGCATTGCATCGTGTTGCTCTGTTATAAGCCACGGTTTTCTACGACAGAtagagataaaataatatagatggGACTTTCCAGAACCAAGTGTCTAGTACCTGAGCTCCTACGTACCAGTATCCTGTAATCAGATAGTTTAAATAGCCGTGCAATTGTAGATAGCAATCTGGCGGCGCACTCATGTGTTCCTAATGCAATGCGATTAGCTCGTATGACACTTATTAGACGATCTGCTGCCACGTGCTCCAGGAGATGGACATGTGTCACGTTTATATATTCTGCTTATTGTAAATAAGAATTATATTCATCTTTAGCAAGAATTTTAACGGTTCACTAAAGAGTCAAGCCTttcttcttataggagaggggctACTGAACTTTTAGGTTAGCGGCTTTAGGATAATATTGTTTTGCTTAATTTGCTCTCCGAAGCAACGTTGTAATAGCACCAATTTTAGTTTGATAATTTGTTAgcgaatttcttggaaaaaagaaaagctcaatatttcacagaCTGTCCAGGCAGGTTAGGCCGTTAGCCAAGCGCATTTCATTATAGGCTGCATCAGGCGTGATTATAGCAAAGTGCTagcttgtataaaaaaaatgcctGATTCAGGATCTTCGGATCAAACTCTGACCCAAAGCCATATATATAGGCTAATCAATGGTCGGCCAATAATCTTccagtaggcctagcatgcaaccaacgacatataaataaataaaatgttgcccaatggcggcggagttgtcaCAGTCCCAGTTATActtgtagttttaatattagtttgaaTATGGAAACTGTAAACTTTACAAAAGAAGCTATGAGGTTTAGTCCCTTTCATATATTATTGAAGCATGATATCAAAACTGTATTAAAGATTTAATTTGAAGTCCTGTTTACATATCTTTGATCTAACTAAAATGAAATTCGTATTGAGAATCTGTGATAAAATTCAGAAAAATAAAGTTGGCAAGACGAGTATTTTCAGAAATAGATCTCTCAGGTCAACGCGCCGATTGTTTCTTTACGCAGTTGTTttagcattttttattattgacatattttgttcTGTCGTCTTTGTCTATGTTAGTAGATACAAGATAACCTTAATAATTGATACAGGCTTTGTTTTAATGACTGTTAGTTTCTCTCGCTCTAGTTCTATAAACGTATCAGGTAACGAGGCAGAGTATAAAGCGTGCAGCCGTAAACTATTACAAATTGATTACACACTATAACTGATATACGATAAATCGACTATGAAGTATAATAccttataaattaaatacacaaCCAACGTAATAATGCCACCAATATAATATACTGCATGTACAATGTACAACTGTACATTGTGTGAAAATTTAGTTGTGTGTGCTACTTTTTTTTAACGAAACTCGGAATTACGTGACAAACACATACACCAAACACATGAATAGTCTAGTCTCTGGACAAAATAGCTATAGACAAGATAGATCTTttattacactagcggacgcccgcgacttcttccgcgtggaacgGGATGAATAGCCTATgttatgttaatccagagtaaaatgcgtttccattccaaatttcagccgattcagtagtagcggcgttaaagagtaacaaacatccaaacaaacatacatccatacaaactttcgcgtttataatattagtaggataggattagaAGGCCGCAAACAAACATACGGATAACctgtgttatttttaataataactatgGAAATAAACATAATGCTAAGGAGTGCTTAATTGGGTTTCAATTTACCAGGAGTTCATAAATTTACAGGTGCTGGCGGCCCTCGCCGCGCAGTCTATCAACATCTCGGTGGGATTCTGCCAAGGCTTCTCCGCAGTTCTGTTGCCCCAGTACACGCACGAATATCCGGCCATCTCGCATGATCAGAGTTCATGGATTGGTAAGTAGaatctatattttttacctGGTATAACCATGCTTTATTACCATGAGACAGGACCGTTCCTTTAACCGTATTTAAGCTAACGTCTATGTTGGTAATTGACTGaggctaattaaaaaaagttgatGTAATATTCGCCACCTCACAAGAACAAGTGAACCTAAGACATACTataacaaaattatgtaaacCTTATAAGTATATGTACATTTCTTTGTAATGAATGTCATAATAATGTTACATAAGTGTAAATAGTATTTGTATTGAATGTCATACAAATCTGTGTTAAACAAAGTGCCTTTATTAGTTTACACGTATTGTCCGTTTATCATTTCTCCTAAACGTAAGGCGTAGGTAAATACGTGGATGATGTCTATTCATAGCGTAGTAGGTGTATCTATTGTTTAAGAAGAAAAGCAAGGTTTATTTGTTTGGGAGAAATATTGTTGTAAATAACCTAGAGGACTAGGTATCTTTGCTCAGTCATAGTCGCAATTCGaagaatatactcgtattatttgGTTATTTATGGATTTAACATGTACATTTCACTATTTCAATTTTCAACTTCGTCAAGGGTTTTCAAGAGGCTAAgtctctatttatatttaaggtCCAACTTGTCTCTGTGCTATATTCAAATGATATGATTTTATAAATCTATGAATATGTTGCTAAGAGCTTAACTCgaaaacggcttgaccgattagTATATTTCTATAATTAGAGACAGAACAGAATAAATTTAAACTCACATATTATTTCAAGTATTTCTCAACATTAAGTTAATATTTCTCAATGCAATATAATGAGAACTCGCAGCATTTATTATTCAGACGTGTAGATATCAAACGCATTATAAATCTCCCTATTATGATTATCAacacatttacaaataacatgAACACACAAAGAAAGTGGAAAAGTCAACACTCCAGCGGCGGCGGGTGTGCAAACGCCTGATAATATTGTTTACTGAACGAGAGAGCACTTTGCTTCGATAGCGAACAAAATCGCCTACATTTATTTGTAGGCACGTTTCATTAACGAAAAGGGCTTGGGGGATTactgtaattaattatatcacaTGTAAGTGCTTTATTCGAGCTTAAATAGGGCAAAATTAGAGCTAATTTTGAATAGATCATCAATTTTGGGCCTATTTTGGTAATTACGTATAGTTAGACCTGAGCTTTTTAGAACAATAGATACAAGAATAATATGGTACAAACTTTGTAGACTTATTCGGGGTAAAGTTATAGAAGATCGATGACGTCACTCTCGTATGATCGATTTCTGAGTAAGTGCGCTGAAAAATGAAgtaaatgtatgaaaatgtaaCCCAAAACTTGGCTTGGAATTCGAATAATCCTACAGCGTTTGTGCTATATTAGACAACACATAATAGTACATGGCAAAATTGCTTCTATTAGTTAGTTTTAACAAGACAGTacagaaaaaaatgtatgaatggCCTACTAGTCTCGTACTTCTGTATCTTCAGTCAAATTCAGATAAAATAAGGTTAACAAGATGATAAAACCCTTTCTGATTTGAGTCGAAAATAATCTAGCACTAGTCATCAGGGTGTCTATGAGGCTATGTCATAAAACAGCCGAATTACAAAGACTAGTCTAGTCTCTActagagagagacgaatatcttaacatCGAATGCTAAGATAGATAGAAGagtcaccgtgcgggtgccgggtccatcgtatGGCAGAGAGAAAGACTTGACTTGACCCTAGACTTGTGAACAATGGGCGTGGGGTTAAGGAATTCCATGTATTCATATTAATAAGTAGGCCGAACGAACAAATAGtctatataattttaagttGAAAAACCACGCATAGAGACATCCACAAACTAGTCCATAACAGATATCCCTGTTGCTACTCAAGTAATGTCTCCAATGCTAAGTCAATGTTACAGTCAAAGTCACATTTTGTTTATTCAACGTGAACAATACGTTCAATTTGAATCGTCAACACATTTGTTATTAAACAGATGCATTTGTGTGTGAACTGTGAAACTGAAAAAGGAACTTCAGGCACTAAGcaaaaacatgtttataaattaacatcTGTCTGTGAGAGGTTGCATACAACCATTTGTTAGTAGGTAAGAGATTTCTATGcgtataataatttacatactaTAATACTTGGGACTGGTTTCATTGCCTTCTAAAAGTATTCACAGTCTGGGTCATTTGACGTAAAGTAAGAACGTTATACAACACTTATCGTGATGTGGTAAAAACCACAACTTAACAATGCGCTCTTCTTCTGTGCAAAATTtcctttagtttacacacacaaaagCATTTTTGCGGTCTTCCAgagataaattaactataacaCTCCGTCCACAATTCCAGCCAGTCTCGGCGTGATATCCAACCCCATCGGCGCTCTGCTGGGCGGCATGATGGTGGACGCGGTGGGGCGTCGCCTGCTGCTGCAGTCGATAGTGCTGCCCAACCTCGTCGGCTGGCTGGTCATCGCCTTCTCCGAGACCTACGTGTTCCTCTGCGTCGGCAGGTTCATCACTGGATTTACTATTGGTAAATACCTTGGTACTTATACATGTCTGGGTTCATGTCCTGGTGTTCGGGCTACGCATTGGGAGGCCTAGTTTTGTAGAGGGTCTTATCAGGTAGGGTGGGGTAGATAATGATTAAGTCaatctaataatgatgatatcatCTTAAGGCAAGGAGTTGTAACACCAACAATTcccactgaaaatttcttggaaaaaaaaacaattcaatattttataagtactGGATCAACGAAACCATTCAGTGGTGAGAGAGATATGTCTAAGATGAGtcttaaatcaaaaaataagtatcatcattaagcgctttaattataaaaaaataataacaaaatcttTTGTTTCCAGGTATGTCAACGGTGTCATACATATACGTCGCCGAGATAACGACGCCAGAAAAACGTGGAGTTCTAAGCGCCCTGGGTCCAGGGCTGGTCTCCACGGGAATATTCATCGTGTATTCACTCGGAGCGTTCGTGCATTGGCGCAAAGTGGCCGCCATTTGCGCGGGCGTGTCTCTCCTCACACCCTTCTTGATGTACTTCGTGCCGGAGTCTCCTCTGTGGCTCGCGTCCAAAGGTCAAATGAAGGAAGCGTACAACTCCATGTTTTGGCTGAGACAGAACAACAACACCGCGCAACAAGAGTTGATGGAGTTCACGAAAGatcgaaaaaccgacgaatctaTGACGTTCAGACAAAAAATGGGACTGTTCAAACGGAGGAACGTCTTGAAGCCGTTCGCATTGCTGATAGTCTTCTTCATGTTCCAAGAGATGTCAGGGATATACATAATACTGTACTACGCTGTTGACTTCTTCAAATCGGTGGGAACGAGTGTCAATGAGTTTACAGCTTCTATAATAGTTGGCGGGGTGAGAGTCTTCATGGGTGCGGTGGGAGCTTGTCTCATAAACAGTTTTAGACGAAAGACTTTGGCTGCAACTTCAGGTTTGCTGTTAGGATTTGCAATGTTAGGTGCTGCAGTATGTGACAGTGTAAACGGTCCCCCGTTAATGAAATTAGCATGCGTTTTACTCCACGTTTCCTTCAGTATGGTTGGGTTCTTACAGTTGCCTTGGATTATGTCTGGGGAGCTATACCCTCAAGATATTAGAGGCGTCATGTCTGGCGCGACATCTTGTTGCGCTTACGTTCTAATATTCTTCAACATAAAAACATACCCTCAATTGGAGAACTTACTTACGAGCAACGGAACTCTATACCTTTTTGCTATCTGCGCGATCATAGGAGCGGCGTATTGTTATTTGTTTCTACCGGAGACTAAAGGGAAGACTCTGAATGAGATTATGAGACAGTTCGACGAGGAAAAGAAAGATGGCGACCCTGAAGTGGGttacattaaaaacattatCGAAGGGAAACCGGTGCAAAGGAGGCACAGTGCGGGAGCTTCGATATCTTTGGAAAAAAGTAAGGAGTGTGACAAAGACTGGATGCAAAATACTTCCGAGAAATATAGTAATAAGCTTAAGGAGTAGAAAAtataactgactgactgattgACTGAGCTTTGATCGTGagttttcaaattaacaaacgCGATTTTTATGTTATGATGATAATCTAGCAAACTTTAAAACATGAAGACAATTATGCCGTCCTTAAGTCATCATACAGTGTagcaattaaataatgaattttcatAAAAGAGAACTTCAAGGCAAGTGGTCTTCACAAATcatctgcatcatcatttaacatTAAGTGTGTTATTAGTAAAACAAACTCCGTGTTTTATACACGGAGTACATACAGAAAATGATGAATTTTAACCATGGACTGTTATATTCATCCGAATCACTTGCAGGTCTTTTTGCTCAACTTATAAAGACGCTGCGACACTTGTAACACGCCACGTGAGCGTTAACCACGTTGTGTTACACGTATGCTTcggtcttaattttttattatattaagaagGTTCGAATTTAGATACTGACGTTTGTTTCCTATTAGTAACGTTTAATAATTTCTTCACATTAGCGTTTCTTCATCGCTGTATTAGCGTAGAAGCTTATTTATGTGTGTACACGACGACCACGTATATGTGTTTGTGCGCATTGTCTATGTGTTTGTACTACACTGGTGTGAAGGGGCTTTaatcgtgttttttttaaattaagtcttagaattaagtatttttttaatttatgcagTTATTTAATGTGATCAGTATTATAGGTATTGAGTGACTACCGAGTTAGAGCCTCTGCAGACAACAGACTTTTTATAGCTGATAGGTTAAATTGGTCTGCTAACGAGTACGCTTGTTAAATTTTTAGGAACCTGCCAAGAAACTTCTAACTtagtaaaatacaaaaacattgttattattgttaatttttaaaaaataattaataattacaaaaatggAATACTGTGCCAATTACGTATAATGTATGTAATCATGCATCTCTATATTAACTTCGACTGTAATGTGGACTAACACAAGTCTGAGGTGTGCAGGGGCTCTTATGATTAAGTGAGTGATACATTCCATTGTGATAGTTGTAGCGTGTATACGAGATTAGtcataagtcatcatcatcactagtGATTAGTGTTCCACTGGGCACACGCCTCCTCTCGCATAATATAGAGCTTAATTCCACCACGCAGCTCCAGCGAATAAGCATTTGTACATTACCATTGCATTAAACACTATTTCACCTTTCGTCTTAATttcaaatgtaatattttattaaccatTTTGTTTCTAGCACAAAAGTAAAAACTACATAATATGTAGTATTTAGTATTAATAGTTTTTACTTTTCTAACTAGacaatattatacattttatactcAGCCTTcaatatgttaattattattgatgtaaaaaattgatgtgaagttataaaattctGATTTacacatattaattaatagtatgtaagtaaataattatatagatttttatataaattatattttttatttaaaaattcttatttaaataaattatttatacgttataatatttataacaactattataataataagatcAGTGAGCGTTTTGTGTGATAttaaagtgttgtttttttcatacgagttattttatttatagttttaaagttaatttctGGTGTTAGCCCAAATATTTTCGGTGACTGTATTTGTTGCCACCAACCTTAACACCTGCAATACAAAATTGAATAGACACTTTCTAGGCAAACGCGTCCCATCAcaaacctcatcattgctttccgtcaggcgtgattgtagtcaagcgatTGACactcgtatatatttttaacggccCAGGCCCTATACGAGGGAGGGAGGGATAGCTTAGGCCCACCAAGCTGCTCTAGTGTGGGTTGGCGAGCAACAACTAACAATGGTAAAGACCGAGACTGACGATTTAAAGTACTTTCCGATTCACAGAGGTGACATCACCCAGGACCATGTCAGGTGATCTGTAGCCACCTAAGCTAACTAGGTATAAAAGCTCTTCTTCTAGAATCTAGGTacccaaataacaaaaaaaattgttacgcCATCTATGTCATGAAGCATAAAGTCGATAGGATCAATATCGCAAATGTAAACGACCACGTGATTCAACTTGGCATGAAAGCCTTCCAGTTCAACGTGACGCTCACAGATGGCGACACTGTCTGGCAGACAAGTATTATTCGATCGATATAATGCAGACTGTAAATATGTAtacttttgtctgtttgttttagCGAAAATAtggattttcaaaataaagaaatttataaGTTAGAAACGCGAAAAGAAAAACTTTCCTTTGCATACCAATATGGAAGGCAAAAATTTACTGATTAGAATTTTTTcatgataataattagaaaagaaATACGAgaagtaattatttaaattaaaattataataatcaatttacgAAAATTGCATGAATAACTATTTTTCTTACTCGTGGTAAGTTAAAATCTATGTGCTGTTGCATACTTTGCTTTATGGTGTTCAGCTGCCTTTTTTGTACAatacgcaatttttttttcattatcttcTTAAACTATAGAGTTATACATCTATGATtcctatattgtatttttatgactaGTGCAATGTTTAAGCGTTGATTGCAGGAAGAAGTACGATACACTCGATAGTGGACTCGCCATACTATAAATGCAGTCCTGGGAAAAATGCACAAAGCTAATCGCTTCTCTTCACTAGTCAAAGAGAAATTGGAGTGTTTGGTGACGTCACAGAAGGGGTCACTGACCTGGTCTGCGGGATGCCGTACTTGATGCCGACGCCGACGCGCGGCAACGCCTTGATCACCTTCTTCACCGTCGTCTGGTCGGGGAACGCGAACAGGATGGACGCTGGAAACCATACACGTTGTGTTTATAATTGAGGTTTGGTATCACAGGAGTAAGAAGGCCTATTAGGTTGCctaaagtaggtaagtaggtttCTACGCAAACGTATTCCATAACTGCTTAAGGAATACATTTGTCTAGAAACTTACTTATGGAGCCTATTTATAGTTGCCTTCTGACAACTTTTCTAACGCAGTTGGTAATGGTGTGGTTTTCAACAGAGGGGTCCTAGGTTATATTCACAGCTCGGGTtgttaaggattttatattttctaatctAAATCTAGTGGTAAGAATCGACCGACAAACACCTACCACGAAGAGGTAGTgtttctggtacgatgccgcatGGTAATCGTCAGAGGTCGATAAATTTATACCTTTTTCAAGAAAGACCGCTTttttttagactgcatcgtcacataaCGTTAGGTGTGTTCATAGTGCttagtcatattataatataagggTCGTTCCCCATTCGCTGGACTACTGTCGCGTCCACTCACAGTACGATTTAGCAGCACAGTCCACACCGAGAGGTCaggggttcgatccct
This window harbors:
- the LOC128199412 gene encoding facilitated trehalose transporter Tret1-2 homolog isoform X2 — its product is MLASIKGFWKVCRYGDLYMVLAALAAQSINISVGFCQGFSAVLLPQYTHEYPAISHDQSSWIASLGVISNPIGALLGGMMVDAVGRRLLLQSIVLPNLVGWLVIAFSETYVFLCVGRFITGFTIGMSTVSYIYVAEITTPEKRGVLSALGPGLVSTGIFIVYSLGAFVHWRKVAAICAGVSLLTPFLMYFVPESPLWLASKGQMKEAYNSMFWLRQNNNTAQQELMEFTKDRKTDESMTFRQKMGLFKRRNVLKPFALLIVFFMFQEMSGIYIILYYAVDFFKSVGTSVNEFTASIIVGGVRVFMGAVGACLINSFRRKTLAATSGLLLGFAMLGAAVCDSVNGPPLMKLACVLLHVSFSMVGFLQLPWIMSGELYPQDIRGVMSGATSCCAYVLIFFNIKTYPQLENLLTSNGTLYLFAICAIIGAAYCYLFLPETKGKTLNEIMRQFDEEKKDGDPEVGYIKNIIEGKPVQRRHSAGASISLEKSKECDKDWMQNTSEKYSNKLKE
- the LOC128199412 gene encoding facilitated trehalose transporter Tret1-2 homolog isoform X1; the protein is MRRLRTRILRMIKRKVAAARLSDRRARTMLASIKGFWKVCRYGDLYMVLAALAAQSINISVGFCQGFSAVLLPQYTHEYPAISHDQSSWIASLGVISNPIGALLGGMMVDAVGRRLLLQSIVLPNLVGWLVIAFSETYVFLCVGRFITGFTIGMSTVSYIYVAEITTPEKRGVLSALGPGLVSTGIFIVYSLGAFVHWRKVAAICAGVSLLTPFLMYFVPESPLWLASKGQMKEAYNSMFWLRQNNNTAQQELMEFTKDRKTDESMTFRQKMGLFKRRNVLKPFALLIVFFMFQEMSGIYIILYYAVDFFKSVGTSVNEFTASIIVGGVRVFMGAVGACLINSFRRKTLAATSGLLLGFAMLGAAVCDSVNGPPLMKLACVLLHVSFSMVGFLQLPWIMSGELYPQDIRGVMSGATSCCAYVLIFFNIKTYPQLENLLTSNGTLYLFAICAIIGAAYCYLFLPETKGKTLNEIMRQFDEEKKDGDPEVGYIKNIIEGKPVQRRHSAGASISLEKSKECDKDWMQNTSEKYSNKLKE